In Chelmon rostratus isolate fCheRos1 chromosome 20, fCheRos1.pri, whole genome shotgun sequence, a single window of DNA contains:
- the emc9 gene encoding ER membrane protein complex subunit 9 — MGEVELSCRAYVKMYLHACLFPRCSINGLLLSSSPTGGAVCVTDCVPLLHSHLPLAPITQLALTQVDVWCSQTQQRIVGYYQANACVSDSSPTPCALKIADKISEQFDNAVLLMLDGTKMSPDYRVPPIVMYERKDSRWVLKDKHTIMLRQWEETRAIATQMLESGDHTLLVDFDSHLDDITKDWTNQKLNTKIAELASPANGSM; from the exons ATGGGCGAGGTGGAGTTGTCCTGTCGGGCTTATGTGAAGATGTACCTGCACGCTTGTCTGTTTCCACGGTGCAGCATCAACGGGCTGCTGTTGTCGTCCAGCCCGACAGGCggcgctgtgtgtgtgacagactgCGTACCGCTGCTTCACTCGCACCTGCCCCTGGCTCCCATCACTCAGCTGGCCCTCACACAG GTGGACGTGTGGTGTTCACAGACTCAGCAGAGGATTGTGGGATACTATCAAGCCAACGCCTGCGTATCAGATAGCAG CCCGACACCGTGTGCGCTGAAGATAGCCGATAAGATTTCTGAGCAGTTTGACAACGCAGTTTTGTTAATG CTTGATGGCACTAAGATGTCTCCAGACTACCGGGTTCCTCCCATCGTGATGTACGAGCGCAAAGATTCAAGATGGGTgctcaaagacaaacacac gaTAATGCTGAGACAGTGGGAGGAGACCCGGGCGATAGCCACTCAGATGCTGGAGTCCGGCGATCACACGCTATTGGTGGATTTTGACAGCCACTTGGACGACATTACGAAGGACTGGACCAATCAGAAACTTAACACCAAGATAGCGGAGCTGGCGTCGCCGGCCAATGGGAGCATGTAG
- the irf9 gene encoding interferon regulatory factor 9: MAAGRMRSTRRLRSWIVEQVSSGKYPGLVWDDEAKTMFRIPWKHAGKQDFRKDEDAAIFKAWAEFKGKLTDGVQDNPASWKTRLRCALNKSPEFSEVMERAQLDISEPYKVYRLVPISEQGVVVPEKKCRVKATKRPKRRRSSDSDSDEDVSQVKLIKTEEVTSQLCVEEALLRGDIPTLTEEPVQFTATIQTDVVDEITLDVRIEESVPASTEVQDSFNVVVHYLGQEVLTRQIHGTDVRITYLPSSLVPPTPALLKGRFPRIPLPEPPSTLPAGPELQALFTLLPFMEKGVVLTSTPQGVYGKRFCQGRVFWTGPHTTAQGLHKMERNTEPVLLFSKDVFKQQLDHFRSNGGEPPQCGITLCFGEELSNTEDPSRKLIIVQISLPWAEQQVQNTQSIFDSINILQSLASQSPLGEITLNLVTVAAPTSETVACGSA; the protein is encoded by the exons ATGGCAGCAGGGAGAATGCGCTCCACGCGCAGACTGCGCTCCTGGATCGTcgaacag GTCAGCAGCGGGAAATATCCGGGTCTGGTGTGGGACGACGAGGCCAAGACCATGTTCCGCATCCCGTGGAAACACGCAGGGAAGCAGGACTTCCGTAAGGACGAGGACGCCGCCATTTTCAAG gcGTGGGCAGAGTTCAAAGGGAAGCTGACCGACGGGGTTCAAGACAACCCGGCGTCCTGGAAGACGCGTCTGCGCTGCGCCCTCAACAAGAGTCCAGAGTTTTCGGAGGTGATGGAACGAGCCCAGCTGGACATCTCGGAGCCCTACAAGGTGTACCGCCTGGTGCCCATCAGCGAGCAGG GTGTGGTGGTTCCTGAAAAGAAGTGCAGAGTCAAAGCCACGAAGAGgccgaagaggaggaggagcagtgacTCGGACAGCGATGAAGATGTGAGCCAGGTGAAGCTGataaagacagaggaggtgacatcacagctg TGTGTTGAAGAGGCTCTGCTGCGGGGCGACATCCCCACCCTGACAGAAGAACCGGTTCAGTTCACCGCCACCATACAGACCGATG TGGTTGATGAGATCACGTTGGACGTGCGGATCGAGGAGAGCGTCCCTGCTTCGACCGAAG TCCAAGACTCCTTCAATGTGGTGGTTCACTATTTAGGCCAGGAGGTTCTCACGCGTCAGATCCACGGCACTGATGTCAGGATAACGTACCTGCCCTCCTCGCTCGTCCCGCCGACGCCGGCCCTCCTGAAAGGCAGGTTCCCACGCATCCCCCTGCCGGAGCCGCCGTCCACGCTGCCGGCCGGCCCCGAGCTGCAGGccctgttcaccctgctgccctTCATGGAGAAAGGGGTGGTGCTGACCTCCACGCCGCAGGGAGTTTACGGCAAACGGTTCTGCCAGGGGCGGGTCTTCTGGACGGGGCCGCACACGACCGCGCAGGGGCTGCACAAGATGGAGAGGAACACGGAGCCggtgctgctgttcagcaaagACGTCTTCAAGCAGC AGCTGGACCACTTCCGTTCAAACGGCGGCGAGCCTCCTCAGTGCGGCATCACTCTGTGTTTCGGAGAAGAGCTGAGCAACACTGAAGACCCGTCCAGGAAACTCATCATCGTTCAG ATCAGTTTACCGTGGGCAGAACAGCAGGTCCAGAACACTCAGTCCATCTTTGACTCCATCAACATCCTCCAGTCTCTGGCCAGTCAGTCGCCGCTGGGAGAAATCACTCTGAACCTGGTCACTGTGGCGGCGCCCACATCCGAGACCGTCGCCTGTGGGTCCGCCTGA